The Gambusia affinis linkage group LG09, SWU_Gaff_1.0, whole genome shotgun sequence DNA window TCGGGGCAGGCTGGGTGTTTGTTGGGCTAACAACCGAGGAACTAGTTAGCAAAAGCTGCACTCACCAATAAACTCTATCGCCTCGTTGAACCAGGAGCTGATGTCGGCTTTGTGGTTGTCCTCCACCGGGATGCTTTTGTACAGAAAGGAGTCCTCGAAGTGGTTGGGACAGTTGGAGGAGACGTTGATCAGGGCAGTGATCCCGAGCATGTCCAGCATGTCTTTTCTAGAAGCGTGGTAAGCACTGCCAAGATACAGGAACGGCAGGATCTCCACAGGACCACCCTGAATTAGAACAGAGAAATAAAGCAAACCGTAAGTCACCTCCATAACAGCAAAACCGGAAGTAGAAGAGTAAGGGGCATGagattttctgtaaaagtgCAAACCTGATCATATAGAGGTGTGTTGCAGGGACTGCAGTTTGGGTCTGCACTCTCTGGATTTCTGGCACTCAGTGATAAGCTGAGCCCTTGAGGAGGGGAAGCTTTGGTGCACATTTCTGGATACTCAGAGGAAAAACTGTCAAATCcacctggaaataaaaaattttaaaaaataaataaacaacaaacgtCATTAAAATCTGAAGCTTCACACAAAGGtacatgcttttatttatgaGTGACAACTGTTCATGCAGGCTATTTTAACAACAAGAGCAGCTGGTGTGGTGACAGCTGCACTTCGCAACAGTAAAGCGCCTGAACGTGTTCCTAACGCGCAACATTTTCTTACCTTGGAGAATAAACACGCTGATCCCACAGGGGCTGCGGCAGAGCGCATTAACAGCCAGAATCAGCGTCGAGTCCTTCTTCGCCTGGCCCAGGTCTGTGCTCCGTTCGTCCAGCAGCACCACGGACTGGTACTCCCCGGACAGGAGCCGGTTCCTGGTGTCCTCGTTGGGCACGATGTGCTCCAGCCCCAGCCCGCCCCTCGCCCTCCTCCGGACTATGGTGCTAAAACGCACATTGGTGGAGCCGGAGATGTGAGAGGCGttgaaggagagaaaagagcGGCAGTCCAGCACCAGGCAGCCCGGGACGTCGCCCTCCATTAGAGAACGCAGGGACGCGCAGTTGATGGTGGGAACTTCCATTATCACCATAGTAGTACAGCGGGTTATGAGTGTCAAATCCAAATACATATAG harbors:
- the dusp1 gene encoding dual specificity protein phosphatase 1, which produces MYLDLTLITRCTTMVIMEVPTINCASLRSLMEGDVPGCLVLDCRSFLSFNASHISGSTNVRFSTIVRRRARGGLGLEHIVPNEDTRNRLLSGEYQSVVLLDERSTDLGQAKKDSTLILAVNALCRSPCGISVFILQGGFDSFSSEYPEMCTKASPPQGLSLSLSARNPESADPNCSPCNTPLYDQGGPVEILPFLYLGSAYHASRKDMLDMLGITALINVSSNCPNHFEDSFLYKSIPVEDNHKADISSWFNEAIEFIDSVRNNGGRVFVHCQAGISRSATICLAYLMRTNRVKLDEAFEFVKQRRSIISPNFSFMGQLLQFESQVLASSTCSSEAGSPAISKSSTVFNFPVSIPVHASTGQLAFRHSPITTSPSC